The Zygosaccharomyces rouxii strain CBS732 chromosome G complete sequence genome contains a region encoding:
- the PPA2 gene encoding inorganic diphosphatase PPA2 (similar to uniprot|P28239 Saccharomyces cerevisiae YMR267W PPA2 Mitochondrial inorganic pyrophosphatase required for mitochondrial function and possibly involved in energy generation from inorganic pyrophosphate) translates to MFSRVIRSLTMAERLKHTSNLLRVQRQFSQLRQGSKHGPNFKQYLQLANGEIGSYFHDIPLELNFENSTVRMVVEVPRWSNGKFEISKEIEFNPIVQDVKKGKVRFVNNIFPYHGYIHNYGAIPQTWEDPTREIPGFGSTRGDNDPLDCCEIGSSILQMGDVKDVKILGSLALIDDGELDWKVITIDSKDPLADKLNDLQDVDTHMPGLLAATREWFRDYKIPTGKPPNEFAFNGQYKNAQETINTVQECHEAWKRLISGNILGEKIPKIKRAGEGITLASAEEEQTPIPPEVAVWHYV, encoded by the coding sequence ATGTTCTCGAGGGTTATAAGGTCTCTAACTATGGCAGAAAGGTTAAAGCATACTAGTAATCTTTTGAGAGTACAAAGACAGTTCAGTCAATTGAGGCAAGGTTCTAAGCATGGTCCTAATTTTAAGCAGTATTTACAATTAGCCAATGGTGAAATCGGTTCATATTTTCACGATATTCCATTAGAATTGAACTTTGAAAATAGCACAGTCCGTATGGTTGTCGAGGTACCACGTTGGtcaaatggtaaatttgaGATTTCAAAGGAGATTGAATTTAATCCTATTGTACAAGATGTGAAGAAAGGTAAAGTTAGATTTGTTAACAATATTTTCCCTTACCATGGATATATTCATAACTACGGTGCCATTCCACAAACTTGGGAAGATCCTACGAGAGAAATTCCTGGATTTGGGTCTACTAGAGGCGACAACGATCCATTGGACTGCTGTGAAATTGGGTCTAGCATTTTACAGATGGGGGACGTGAAAGatgtaaaaattttgggATCTCTTGCGTTGATTGACGATGGTGAACTTGATTGGAAAGTAATTACCATCGATTCAAAGGACCCGCTAGCCGATAAACTAAACGATTTGCAAGATGTAGATACTCACATGCCAGGACTGTTGGCGGCAACCAGGGAATGGTTTAGAGATTACAAGATTCCAACGGGAAAACCACCAAATGAATTTGCATTTAACGGACAGTACAAAAATGCCCAGGAGACTATAAATACCGTACAAGAGTGTCATGAAGCCTGGAAAAGATTAATTTCAGGAAACATCCTGGGTGAGAAAATACCAAAAATCAAAAGAGCTGGTGAAGGCATTACATTGGCATCggctgaagaagaacagacACCTATTCCACCTG